A stretch of the Mesorhizobium huakuii genome encodes the following:
- the tagF gene encoding type VI secretion system-associated protein TagF, translated as MSAADMNTGFFGKIPATGDFVAANLPRTFIDRWDRWMSMELLARPDEGDLDTRAWRFIIQAGIFGDQPCAGVWRMSEDRVGRRYPFAIVRLGPPPEPLDPWFDAVVALIQSCVGDYWPQTRLAEQLQDLPPPGSAGDPQRIAFWSDDWQVKEFSFADIQDLAANALPAMRAAPAETVEF; from the coding sequence ATGTCCGCCGCAGATATGAACACCGGATTCTTCGGCAAGATCCCGGCGACCGGAGATTTCGTCGCCGCCAACCTGCCGCGGACTTTCATCGACCGCTGGGACCGCTGGATGTCGATGGAATTGCTGGCGCGGCCCGACGAGGGAGACCTCGACACCCGCGCATGGCGCTTCATCATCCAGGCTGGCATTTTCGGCGACCAGCCCTGCGCCGGCGTGTGGCGGATGAGCGAGGATCGCGTCGGCCGGCGCTATCCATTCGCCATCGTGCGGTTGGGCCCACCGCCGGAGCCCCTCGATCCGTGGTTCGACGCCGTCGTGGCGCTCATCCAGAGTTGTGTCGGCGACTATTGGCCGCAAACAAGATTGGCCGAGCAACTGCAGGATTTACCTCCTCCCGGCTCGGCTGGTGATCCGCAACGAATTGCATTCTGGAGTGATGATTGGCAGGTCAAAGAGTTCAGTTTCGCCGACATCCAGGATCTCGCTGCCAATGCCTTGCCGGCGATGCGCGCGGCACCGGCCGAAACGGTGGAATTCTAA
- the tssJ gene encoding type VI secretion system lipoprotein TssJ, with product MIDRREFIVALGATGLLAACQSGPPKPSVITVNVTGGAGMNPGPGGGDRPVTVLVMRLRSTGKFNSADYFALQGDAGSALGGDLIGSDQIAVGPGKSASKTITVEPDATALGFVALIREPTGKNWRTTKSVSAGSKFTINVTVGSGGISA from the coding sequence ATGATCGACCGACGCGAATTCATCGTTGCCCTGGGCGCGACCGGGCTGCTTGCGGCTTGCCAGAGCGGCCCGCCGAAACCTTCGGTGATCACCGTCAACGTGACCGGCGGGGCCGGCATGAACCCGGGACCGGGCGGCGGCGACCGGCCGGTGACAGTTCTCGTCATGCGGCTGCGCAGTACCGGCAAATTCAATTCCGCCGACTACTTCGCGCTGCAGGGCGATGCCGGCTCCGCGCTGGGCGGCGATCTCATCGGATCCGACCAGATCGCTGTCGGGCCGGGAAAATCCGCGTCCAAGACCATCACCGTCGAGCCGGACGCGACGGCGCTGGGCTTCGTGGCCCTGATCCGCGAGCCTACCGGCAAGAACTGGCGGACGACCAAGTCGGTGTCGGCGGGATCGAAATTCACGATCAACGTCACGGTTGGCAGCGGTGGCATTTCCGCCTAG
- the tssG gene encoding type VI secretion system baseplate subunit TssG → MADDARQSLPDLDRTPDLDKIGPDWAEAPSEAFDFFELLRRLEQRGGLFGHSGRPDREPARLGQHVRLAFSARDLVQFREASDKAPARVTVANLGLLGPEGPMPLHLTRWVLDRLSQRWFAGADAQQTSDTTFVDFVNILQHRMIALYYRAWADAHPAVQVERAVGGRVRAMLEAMAGIGLPGTQNPDLDTVKLRQAASLASQVDGPERLTLFLAEAFKVPVQIKEFIAAWITIPTGLQTRLAKAYAGLGKGATIGPRVFSRQSRIELRVGPLGFEEFKAFLPGGSRLKLFKQAVRDMVGESLDVDLRIVLAREAVPPPRIGAVQLGRTAWLARPAERGDADDLRLRTIVGWRPEMAGVAA, encoded by the coding sequence ATGGCCGATGACGCCCGGCAATCGCTACCTGATCTAGACAGGACACCTGATCTGGACAAGATCGGCCCGGACTGGGCCGAAGCTCCCTCCGAAGCGTTCGACTTTTTCGAACTGCTGCGCCGTCTCGAACAACGGGGCGGCCTGTTCGGCCATTCCGGACGCCCCGACCGCGAGCCGGCAAGGCTCGGCCAACATGTGCGGCTGGCCTTTTCCGCGCGCGACCTGGTGCAGTTCCGCGAAGCCAGCGACAAGGCGCCGGCCCGGGTCACGGTCGCAAATCTCGGCCTGTTGGGGCCTGAGGGCCCAATGCCGCTGCATCTGACGCGCTGGGTGCTCGACCGCCTGTCGCAGCGCTGGTTCGCCGGCGCCGACGCGCAGCAGACCAGCGACACGACATTCGTGGATTTCGTCAACATCCTTCAGCACCGCATGATTGCCCTCTACTACCGGGCCTGGGCCGACGCGCATCCGGCGGTCCAGGTCGAGCGCGCGGTCGGTGGCCGCGTTCGCGCCATGCTTGAAGCGATGGCGGGGATCGGACTTCCCGGCACCCAAAATCCCGATCTCGACACCGTCAAGCTCCGCCAGGCCGCGTCGCTCGCCAGTCAGGTCGACGGCCCCGAACGGCTGACGCTGTTCCTGGCGGAAGCGTTCAAGGTGCCGGTTCAAATTAAGGAGTTCATCGCCGCCTGGATAACCATACCAACCGGGCTGCAGACCCGCCTCGCCAAAGCCTATGCGGGACTGGGCAAAGGGGCGACGATCGGCCCGCGCGTTTTCAGCCGCCAAAGCAGGATCGAACTGCGCGTCGGCCCTCTCGGTTTCGAGGAGTTCAAGGCGTTCCTGCCGGGCGGCTCGCGCCTCAAGCTGTTCAAGCAGGCCGTCCGCGACATGGTCGGGGAATCACTCGACGTCGACCTGCGCATCGTGCTGGCGCGTGAAGCCGTGCCGCCGCCCCGTATCGGAGCGGTCCAACTCGGCCGGACCGCCTGGCTTGCGCGGCCCGCCGAAAGGGGCGATGCTGACGATCTGCGGCTGCGGACAATTGTCGGATGGCGGCCGGAAATGGCGGGGGTCGCGGCATGA
- the tssM gene encoding type VI secretion system membrane subunit TssM, with the protein MFILRFLWAVLTSRWLWTLIGITLLSLVIWVFGPIVRVGPYSPFDSDNVRIAMIAGLIILWLIWLIVAQRRAIRANRMFVAEIAAPVAEKPLGPGEENVAAVGAKFAEVMAELKRRKLGGRKFLREMPWYVIVGPPATGKTTALRQSGLNFPIDLTDDLQGVGGTRNCDWFFSENAVLIDTAGRYVQQESQPDVDAAEWLGFLDLLKKHRGRRALNGVIVALSIDVLSEGDEAIKAHGRKIRRRLAELNDRLEIRLPVYLMLTKADLIKGFEAFFGGLSTASREQVWGTTFALDARVDAKTIEREISTLATELERRLVPRLEDEDKLAARADIFRFPAQLSSLSEPIQVLVEAMFGESRYEEAAWLRGLYLTSATQEGAPIDRLTAALSSSFGLPPRRVLPAPRVEKRSFFLKNLLTDVIFKEAGLGTFDPLAQRRRAWIWRGAATACAAAALLAGGLFTWSYFDNRNAITAQASQFEALQTPLTSVAANPASVQQPAIDSALEAMDTVANARTAPPGSAQDLLGPSASAELVRAQTDTYDHALRNVLEPRMVALLEATMWRQIRDPDFMLGALKTYRMMTGLSQMDPDFAQNWWVNSLPEFAAAAPFPTADAEEHQLAAIRRMAVDESYVAPDQALVAEALKTVCTISLPARAYKQLLADPEVAGLKEWIPANFAGPNGGKVFARRSDKTLRVGIAGAFTYAGFHDAILDRVDDVAAQAALDRAVFAGGCSENSETSVSALSEDILKLYYDDYIAQWDSFLRDMRLAPLTDLNVASENLKDLSSADSALKRLLTAIVQETELTRSDEAPVDDKAAAKGASKLLGKLGKLGKLATSGAKLLPRAGSATEVDLTGNLVAAHFKPLKSTIAEVDGQPPALDAAVVALTALSNVLQTVTANPNPQDAIKKQGGLAELTGAVARQAQILPDPINAWLGGIAGDTSNLTQKAVTSELNAIWRADILPFCQAALNDRYPFSADSAVDVNVRDFARLFGPAGLIDGFINDHLINYVDTTSQPWKWRADFGLDPSALAAFEQARHIRDDLFPGGTGPVMSFTLEPKDLSPNVTRVTLNLDGQTLVYYNNATRPQPMTWPGKDGTGVISLAFQPIDGSPEIMLNETGSWAWLRMLRSGRFAGTSLSDVYSLRLGTKGMYADFELKAASVENPYNLEMFKKFSCPPQI; encoded by the coding sequence ATGTTCATCCTGCGCTTCCTCTGGGCGGTCCTGACATCGCGCTGGCTGTGGACGCTGATCGGCATCACGCTGCTTTCCCTGGTCATCTGGGTATTCGGTCCGATCGTCAGGGTCGGTCCCTATTCGCCTTTCGATTCCGACAATGTGCGCATTGCCATGATCGCGGGGCTGATCATCCTGTGGTTGATCTGGCTGATCGTCGCGCAGCGCCGGGCCATCCGCGCCAACCGCATGTTCGTCGCCGAGATCGCCGCGCCGGTTGCGGAGAAGCCCCTCGGGCCCGGCGAAGAGAACGTCGCCGCCGTGGGCGCCAAATTCGCCGAGGTGATGGCCGAACTGAAACGCCGCAAACTCGGCGGACGCAAATTCCTGCGTGAGATGCCATGGTATGTGATCGTCGGGCCGCCGGCCACCGGCAAGACCACGGCCTTGCGGCAGTCCGGACTGAATTTTCCGATCGACCTCACCGACGATCTGCAAGGGGTCGGCGGCACGCGCAACTGCGACTGGTTCTTTTCCGAGAACGCGGTTCTGATCGACACCGCCGGCCGCTATGTCCAGCAGGAGAGCCAGCCCGATGTCGACGCGGCGGAATGGCTGGGCTTCCTCGACCTTCTGAAGAAGCATCGCGGCCGGCGCGCGCTCAACGGCGTGATCGTCGCGCTGTCGATCGACGTGCTTTCGGAGGGCGACGAAGCGATCAAGGCGCACGGCCGCAAGATCCGCCGCCGGCTGGCCGAGCTCAACGACCGGCTGGAAATCCGCCTCCCGGTCTATCTGATGCTGACCAAGGCCGACCTGATCAAGGGTTTCGAAGCGTTCTTCGGCGGCCTGTCGACCGCCTCGCGCGAGCAGGTCTGGGGAACGACCTTCGCGCTGGATGCGCGCGTCGATGCCAAGACCATCGAACGCGAGATTTCGACACTGGCGACGGAACTGGAGCGGCGGCTGGTGCCGCGCCTGGAGGATGAGGACAAGCTCGCCGCCCGTGCCGATATCTTCAGGTTCCCCGCCCAGCTGTCCAGCCTGTCCGAACCGATCCAGGTTCTGGTCGAGGCGATGTTCGGCGAGAGCCGCTATGAAGAGGCCGCATGGCTGCGCGGCCTCTATCTGACATCGGCGACGCAGGAAGGGGCGCCCATCGACCGGCTGACCGCAGCACTGTCGTCGTCCTTCGGCCTGCCGCCACGGCGGGTCCTGCCAGCGCCAAGGGTCGAGAAGCGCAGCTTCTTCCTGAAGAACCTGCTCACCGACGTCATCTTCAAAGAGGCCGGCCTCGGCACGTTCGATCCGCTGGCGCAGCGCCGCCGCGCGTGGATCTGGCGCGGTGCAGCGACCGCATGTGCAGCGGCCGCCCTGCTGGCCGGCGGGCTGTTCACCTGGTCCTATTTCGACAACCGCAACGCGATCACGGCCCAGGCAAGCCAGTTCGAGGCGCTGCAGACGCCGCTGACTTCCGTTGCCGCAAACCCGGCATCGGTGCAGCAGCCCGCCATCGACAGTGCGCTCGAGGCAATGGACACCGTCGCAAACGCCCGCACAGCACCGCCGGGCAGCGCCCAGGATCTGCTGGGCCCATCGGCCTCGGCGGAACTGGTGCGGGCGCAGACCGACACGTACGACCACGCCCTGCGCAACGTGCTCGAGCCGCGTATGGTCGCGCTGCTCGAGGCGACCATGTGGCGGCAGATCCGCGATCCGGATTTCATGCTCGGCGCGCTCAAGACCTATCGCATGATGACGGGCCTGTCGCAGATGGATCCCGATTTCGCCCAGAACTGGTGGGTGAACAGCCTGCCCGAATTCGCGGCCGCGGCACCATTCCCGACCGCCGATGCCGAAGAGCATCAGCTTGCCGCCATTCGCCGCATGGCGGTCGATGAAAGCTATGTCGCGCCCGACCAGGCGCTGGTTGCCGAAGCGCTGAAAACGGTGTGCACGATCTCGTTGCCGGCGCGTGCCTACAAGCAGTTGCTGGCCGATCCGGAGGTGGCCGGGCTCAAGGAGTGGATCCCGGCCAATTTCGCCGGTCCCAATGGCGGCAAGGTGTTTGCGCGGCGCTCCGACAAGACACTTCGCGTCGGCATTGCCGGAGCCTTCACCTATGCCGGCTTCCACGATGCCATTCTCGACCGCGTCGACGACGTCGCCGCCCAGGCGGCGCTCGATCGTGCGGTTTTCGCCGGCGGCTGCTCGGAAAATTCCGAGACCTCGGTCTCGGCGCTGTCCGAGGATATTCTGAAGCTCTACTATGACGACTACATCGCGCAATGGGACAGCTTCCTGCGCGACATGCGGCTCGCGCCATTGACCGATCTCAATGTCGCCAGCGAAAACCTGAAGGATCTCTCGAGTGCCGATTCAGCCCTGAAGCGGCTGCTGACGGCGATCGTCCAGGAGACCGAACTGACGCGTTCCGACGAGGCACCTGTTGACGACAAGGCGGCAGCCAAGGGCGCCTCCAAACTGCTCGGCAAGCTGGGAAAACTCGGCAAGCTGGCGACAAGCGGGGCGAAGCTGCTGCCCCGTGCCGGGTCCGCCACAGAGGTGGACCTGACCGGCAATCTGGTGGCCGCGCATTTCAAGCCGCTGAAAAGCACCATCGCCGAGGTCGACGGCCAGCCGCCGGCGCTGGATGCCGCCGTTGTCGCGCTGACCGCGCTGTCGAATGTGCTGCAGACGGTCACCGCCAACCCCAATCCGCAGGATGCCATCAAGAAGCAGGGCGGCCTTGCCGAACTGACCGGTGCGGTCGCCAGGCAGGCGCAGATCCTGCCCGACCCTATCAACGCCTGGCTCGGCGGCATTGCCGGCGACACCAGCAATTTGACCCAGAAAGCGGTCACTTCGGAGCTCAACGCCATCTGGCGGGCGGACATACTGCCGTTCTGCCAGGCCGCGCTGAACGACCGCTATCCGTTCAGCGCCGACAGCGCGGTGGACGTCAATGTGCGTGATTTCGCCCGCCTGTTCGGACCGGCCGGGCTGATCGACGGCTTCATCAACGACCACCTGATCAACTATGTCGACACCACCAGCCAGCCGTGGAAATGGCGCGCCGATTTCGGCCTCGATCCTTCGGCACTGGCGGCGTTCGAGCAGGCCAGGCATATCCGCGACGATCTCTTTCCCGGAGGCACCGGACCGGTGATGAGCTTCACGCTCGAACCGAAGGACCTGTCTCCCAACGTCACGCGCGTGACGCTCAATCTCGATGGCCAGACGCTGGTCTACTACAACAACGCGACGCGGCCGCAACCGATGACCTGGCCCGGCAAGGACGGCACCGGTGTCATCTCGCTCGCGTTCCAGCCCATCGACGGATCGCCCGAAATCATGCTCAACGAGACCGGCAGCTGGGCCTGGCTGAGGATGCTGCGCAGCGGCCGTTTCGCCGGCACGTCGCTCTCCGATGTCTACAGCCTGCGCCTGGGCACGAAAGGCATGTATGCCGATTTCGAGCTCAAGGCGGCCAGCGTCGAGAACCCCTACAATCTGGAGATGTTCAAGAAATTCTCATGTCCGCCGCAGATATGA
- the tssK gene encoding type VI secretion system baseplate subunit TssK, which yields MSEANRVLWSEGLFLRTQHFQQQDRFFEATVRGALQAGQLHTFGFQQLTLDQALLEAGQISILSARGIFPDGTPFSIPDMMDAPRPLPVTPDTGAGPVLVALPLEPPGGVGFDPAHAAASGARYHGRIVSVRDAVQGGSDPEEIEIARPQALLLAPGRSVGGYTALPIADLKGIRADGGVSLDEAFLPPTLVTGAVAWYRQLLQEVVTGLDQIAEAHGKMVMGGPGRSVEDLLMLNLANAARPRLAHMLAQDVFHPAELYLELAGLAGSMATYGSSARRLGELPAYDHMAPGPAYMALADALRSLILSLRYIEPKSRALPVMRHSTNVWKIRIDNPKLLVASRIVIRVGSELSEDALRKIFVNQATVGSADQFEGLWKSRLPGIPLKPLHSQPREIPYDGDRLCLELDQKSEHWASLLDAPGFVIGVSGVLPSEPQVDCYSVNR from the coding sequence ATGAGCGAAGCAAACAGGGTGCTGTGGTCCGAAGGCCTTTTCCTGCGGACCCAGCATTTCCAGCAGCAGGATCGCTTTTTCGAAGCGACAGTGCGCGGCGCGTTGCAGGCCGGGCAGTTGCATACGTTCGGCTTTCAACAGCTGACGCTGGACCAGGCGTTGCTGGAGGCCGGCCAGATTTCGATCCTGTCGGCACGGGGCATTTTTCCGGACGGAACGCCCTTCTCCATTCCCGACATGATGGACGCGCCGCGACCATTGCCGGTCACCCCGGACACGGGTGCCGGACCGGTGCTGGTCGCGTTGCCGCTGGAACCTCCCGGTGGTGTCGGCTTCGATCCGGCACACGCCGCCGCCTCGGGAGCACGCTATCATGGGCGGATCGTTTCGGTGCGTGACGCCGTCCAGGGCGGCTCGGATCCTGAAGAAATCGAAATTGCCCGTCCGCAGGCGCTGCTGCTTGCGCCCGGCAGGTCGGTCGGCGGCTACACGGCCTTGCCGATCGCCGACCTCAAGGGGATTCGAGCCGATGGCGGCGTCTCGCTGGACGAGGCCTTCCTGCCGCCGACACTGGTGACCGGCGCGGTGGCCTGGTACCGGCAATTGCTCCAGGAAGTTGTCACCGGCCTCGACCAGATCGCCGAGGCGCACGGCAAGATGGTCATGGGCGGACCTGGGCGCAGCGTCGAAGACCTGCTGATGCTCAATCTCGCCAATGCGGCGCGGCCGCGGCTGGCCCATATGCTGGCGCAGGATGTCTTCCATCCGGCCGAGCTTTACCTGGAACTTGCCGGGCTCGCCGGTTCGATGGCAACCTATGGATCGAGCGCGCGACGGCTGGGCGAGTTGCCGGCTTACGATCACATGGCGCCCGGGCCTGCCTACATGGCGCTGGCGGATGCGCTGCGCTCGCTCATCCTCAGCCTGCGCTACATCGAACCGAAATCGCGGGCGCTGCCGGTCATGCGGCATTCGACCAATGTCTGGAAGATCCGCATCGACAATCCGAAGCTGCTGGTCGCCAGCCGCATCGTCATCCGGGTCGGTTCGGAGCTGTCGGAAGACGCGCTGCGCAAGATCTTCGTCAACCAGGCGACTGTCGGTTCGGCCGACCAGTTCGAGGGCCTGTGGAAATCGCGTCTGCCGGGCATTCCGCTGAAACCGCTTCATTCCCAGCCGCGCGAGATCCCTTACGACGGCGATCGGCTGTGCCTCGAACTGGACCAGAAAAGCGAGCACTGGGCGTCGCTGCTCGATGCCCCCGGCTTCGTCATCGGCGTTTCGGGCGTGTTGCCAAGCGAGCCGCAGGTGGACTGCTACTCGGTGAACAGGTGA
- a CDS encoding DUF2169 family type VI secretion system accessory protein: MAFDVWLENRTPFAAATHVQLNADGQEVLVAMLSASFESPESNGALRPADEQLPVTFGDVPFGNPTLSSNRYEADIAPVKPAAEVIVNATAYATNGRPVREMQVGLSIGNVRKVLNVAGDRIYDAGSYSAPHPFRTMPIVYERAYGGTTQDGRVEPRNPVGVGFHHAASADPAVRTQAPNITYPGEPVLSPADRPRPAGFAALGRGWQPRLGFAGTYDQNWVDTQWPLPPKDFDPRHHLCAPADQQLPRLTGGEEVSLVGLTPTGRWSFRLPRITAPVRLIYDDRVVVHAFAPDTVIIEPDLWRVTLKARLSFVTRRNAPALREIVFGHVTPALLLARRKRKEYLSPLGGDGTLRDQPVWQP; this comes from the coding sequence ATGGCCTTTGACGTCTGGCTCGAAAACCGCACACCCTTTGCTGCCGCGACCCACGTGCAGTTGAATGCGGACGGTCAGGAAGTGCTTGTGGCCATGCTCTCGGCGAGCTTCGAGTCGCCAGAGTCAAACGGCGCACTGCGACCGGCCGACGAGCAGTTGCCGGTCACGTTCGGTGACGTTCCGTTCGGCAACCCGACCCTGTCCTCCAACAGATACGAGGCAGACATCGCCCCGGTGAAGCCCGCCGCGGAAGTGATCGTCAACGCAACGGCCTATGCCACAAACGGCAGACCGGTGCGCGAGATGCAAGTGGGTCTGAGCATAGGCAATGTGCGCAAAGTGCTGAACGTCGCCGGCGATCGCATCTACGATGCCGGCAGCTACAGCGCGCCGCATCCTTTCAGGACGATGCCGATCGTCTACGAGCGCGCCTATGGCGGCACGACGCAGGATGGGAGAGTCGAACCACGCAATCCGGTCGGCGTCGGGTTCCATCATGCCGCTTCGGCGGATCCTGCCGTCAGGACACAGGCGCCGAACATCACTTATCCAGGCGAGCCGGTGTTGAGCCCTGCCGACCGGCCAAGGCCGGCAGGATTTGCAGCACTGGGCCGTGGCTGGCAGCCGCGGCTCGGCTTTGCGGGCACCTATGATCAGAACTGGGTCGACACGCAATGGCCGTTGCCGCCAAAGGATTTCGATCCGCGACACCACCTTTGCGCACCGGCAGATCAACAGTTGCCGCGGCTTACCGGTGGTGAGGAAGTGTCGCTCGTCGGCCTCACACCGACGGGACGCTGGAGCTTCCGACTGCCGCGGATCACGGCACCGGTGAGGTTGATTTATGACGACAGGGTAGTGGTACACGCCTTTGCGCCGGACACTGTAATCATCGAGCCGGACCTTTGGCGCGTGACGCTGAAGGCACGCCTGTCCTTCGTGACGCGCCGCAACGCCCCGGCGTTGCGTGAGATTGTTTTCGGCCATGTCACGCCAGCACTGCTTTTGGCACGACGTAAGCGCAAAGAGTATCTTTCTCCCCTCGGCGGCGACGGCACGCTGCGCGATCAGCCGGTCTGGCAGCCATGA
- a CDS encoding DUF4150 domain-containing protein, producing the protein MGWFHKGSDGKGIAPGDVCLTPPPPPAGPLPVPYVNMLFASDLTKGSKSVKADGNPTCLEDVSEIATSTGNEPGTQGGGVITHKTKGKGNFTLWSFTVKVEGKGVCRHGDPLLQNEASRPPNCTAPGALVILKAALGSDYRKSKCKTPYDSDKHRPSIKQPQKDEVYGKQCWECAKQIRAGKRAKTPGGKWMREEDYGKADSGGKKRYKNRDRKKMTPDHQPPLNRAWELGGCHLKPSPDAFKELMSKPEMVRPHCRAHSNTQGTKVSKIGASIRAGRS; encoded by the coding sequence ATGGGATGGTTCCACAAGGGCAGTGACGGCAAGGGCATCGCGCCGGGTGACGTTTGTTTGACACCGCCGCCACCCCCGGCAGGCCCCCTGCCCGTCCCCTATGTCAATATGCTGTTCGCCAGCGATCTGACAAAGGGCAGCAAGAGCGTCAAGGCCGACGGCAATCCGACGTGCCTGGAGGACGTTTCGGAGATCGCGACAAGCACGGGCAATGAGCCAGGCACGCAAGGCGGTGGGGTCATAACGCACAAGACCAAGGGCAAGGGCAACTTCACGCTCTGGTCTTTCACGGTGAAAGTCGAAGGCAAGGGCGTCTGTCGCCATGGCGATCCGCTACTCCAGAATGAAGCCAGCAGACCGCCGAACTGCACCGCACCCGGCGCGCTTGTGATCCTGAAAGCGGCGCTTGGCAGCGATTATCGCAAGAGCAAATGCAAGACGCCCTACGACAGCGACAAGCACCGCCCGAGCATCAAACAACCCCAGAAGGACGAGGTTTACGGCAAGCAGTGCTGGGAGTGCGCAAAACAGATCCGTGCAGGAAAGCGGGCCAAGACACCAGGCGGCAAATGGATGCGCGAGGAGGACTACGGCAAGGCCGATTCCGGTGGGAAAAAACGCTACAAAAACCGTGATCGAAAGAAAATGACACCGGATCATCAGCCGCCTCTGAACCGTGCATGGGAACTCGGCGGCTGCCATCTCAAACCGTCGCCTGACGCGTTCAAGGAACTCATGAGCAAGCCTGAGATGGTGAGGCCGCATTGTCGCGCGCACTCCAACACACAAGGCACAAAGGTCTCCAAGATTGGCGCCAGCATCAGAGCCGGGCGCTCCTAG
- the tagH gene encoding type VI secretion system-associated FHA domain protein TagH, whose translation MSLLLTLEQGPRTQAVRQTRLDEGELVIGRSADAGWQINDPDMFVSRAHCRITGGRDGYFVTDTSSSGLYINDSDSPLGAGQSTRLQSGMRLRLGDYVVHVDLQTPTAQAQPASQPVPERLPPGSRAPLNIGSDDFFSAKIEEEPRRPRPADLPNPFEQPVAGAFERAASSQRSSPAFDDPFSLDPVSTPVSKDAAAYREPGGAASQTDPFSLDPAPSLGRGAQLAPGKPSDFSDDFAFGPAATAGSANGVGQAGQRERVAQRPANPWDPPVQAADAPPPVRTGAAATPARPPVAPQPGDMALRSAFLRGMGVEEADFPGRDSVAEMEKFGREYRLMMEGLMQLLRKRAEEKGNARVAQTVVGASEVNPLKFLPTVDDAIVTLLAERSPGFLTGEAAIADAVRDLAQHHVRAWRGVQAALRRMVDRFDPAAIEEELKSNSAIGTLLSGGRGAKLWELYQKRHREIAESAEKSFLGEIGADFRDAYEEE comes from the coding sequence ATGAGCCTGCTGCTGACGCTGGAGCAAGGGCCACGCACCCAGGCGGTACGGCAGACCCGGCTGGACGAGGGCGAGCTGGTGATCGGCCGCAGCGCGGACGCAGGCTGGCAGATCAACGATCCCGACATGTTCGTTTCCCGCGCCCATTGCAGGATCACGGGCGGGCGAGACGGCTATTTCGTCACCGACACGTCGAGCAGCGGGCTGTACATAAACGACTCCGACAGCCCGCTTGGTGCCGGCCAGTCGACGCGCCTTCAAAGCGGCATGCGGCTGAGGCTTGGCGACTATGTCGTCCATGTCGACCTGCAGACGCCAACCGCCCAGGCACAGCCAGCCAGCCAGCCGGTTCCGGAACGCCTGCCGCCGGGATCGCGGGCGCCGCTGAACATCGGCAGTGACGACTTCTTTTCCGCCAAGATCGAGGAAGAGCCGCGACGGCCACGGCCGGCCGATCTGCCGAACCCGTTCGAGCAGCCGGTTGCGGGCGCGTTCGAACGTGCCGCCTCCAGCCAGCGCAGCTCGCCTGCCTTCGATGACCCGTTCAGCCTCGACCCGGTTTCGACGCCTGTGTCGAAAGACGCCGCCGCTTACCGCGAACCCGGCGGCGCGGCGAGCCAGACGGACCCATTCAGCCTCGACCCTGCGCCGTCCCTCGGCCGCGGTGCCCAACTCGCTCCGGGAAAGCCGTCCGATTTCAGTGATGATTTTGCTTTCGGGCCAGCCGCCACAGCCGGTTCGGCAAACGGTGTCGGCCAGGCCGGACAGCGTGAGCGCGTCGCCCAACGACCCGCCAATCCCTGGGATCCGCCTGTGCAGGCAGCTGACGCCCCTCCTCCAGTCCGCACAGGTGCCGCAGCCACGCCAGCCCGCCCGCCGGTAGCACCGCAGCCGGGCGACATGGCGCTTCGCTCCGCATTCCTGCGTGGCATGGGCGTCGAGGAAGCCGATTTCCCGGGGCGCGACAGCGTCGCGGAAATGGAGAAGTTCGGCCGCGAATACCGGTTGATGATGGAAGGCCTGATGCAGCTTCTGCGCAAGCGGGCCGAGGAAAAGGGAAATGCCCGCGTCGCCCAGACCGTGGTCGGGGCTTCCGAAGTCAATCCGCTCAAGTTTCTGCCGACGGTCGACGACGCCATCGTCACGCTTCTCGCCGAGCGCAGCCCCGGATTTCTCACCGGCGAGGCGGCTATCGCCGACGCGGTTCGCGATCTTGCGCAGCATCACGTGCGCGCCTGGCGCGGCGTGCAGGCCGCCTTGCGCCGGATGGTCGACCGTTTTGACCCGGCAGCGATCGAGGAAGAGCTGAAATCGAATTCGGCGATCGGCACCCTGCTTTCGGGCGGGCGCGGCGCCAAGCTGTGGGAGCTCTACCAGAAACGCCATCGTGAAATCGCCGAGAGTGCCGAGAAAAGCTTCCTTGGCGAGATCGGCGCCGATTTTCGGGACGCATATGAGGAGGAGTGA